One Paraburkholderia aromaticivorans genomic region harbors:
- a CDS encoding PIN domain-containing protein, with protein MYIILDSNIFFNNWYLRSAEFERLVHHANSVAATLVVSQVVVDEVSAKFEEHVSNFRADEKKLKDACARLTFARFDWPEITTPDSYDFVQILRSRFQDVAVASYDHVGHQRLVDKAIRKEMPFQSNEKGYRDALMWLTLLAFIKGSNSDRYVVFINENKNDFFEKGGDRLRLHHHLQADWDTKKLDNELFLYNKLSDFNDVQMQPAGHDIDLVAFIEQHTDTIETAISLDVGDYLEGDGTRKFLAMLCLSGLVTQNSDWEVIEGIEDFTVVQCQHISPTLSYVGVRFNLRIVSVSLKVAADVYRAQKHEIDATFQTITPDGDFVDMSMWVRCYFEASLLYDARNEDVREIAIGLTDLRT; from the coding sequence ATGTACATCATCCTAGACTCGAATATTTTCTTCAACAACTGGTATTTGCGCAGCGCAGAGTTCGAGCGTCTTGTCCATCATGCAAACAGTGTTGCGGCAACCTTGGTGGTTTCTCAGGTCGTCGTTGATGAAGTTAGTGCTAAGTTCGAGGAACATGTCAGCAATTTCCGGGCGGACGAAAAGAAGCTCAAGGATGCCTGTGCAAGATTGACATTCGCGCGTTTCGATTGGCCGGAAATCACCACGCCCGACAGCTACGATTTTGTCCAAATCTTGCGTTCTCGCTTCCAAGACGTCGCGGTTGCTTCGTATGATCATGTTGGTCATCAGCGTCTTGTCGATAAAGCGATTCGGAAGGAGATGCCATTTCAGTCAAACGAGAAGGGATATCGCGACGCGCTGATGTGGCTGACGCTGCTGGCTTTCATCAAGGGATCGAACTCGGATCGCTACGTTGTGTTCATCAACGAGAATAAGAACGACTTTTTCGAGAAGGGCGGCGACCGCCTGAGGCTTCACCATCACTTGCAAGCGGATTGGGATACAAAGAAGCTCGATAACGAGCTTTTTTTGTACAACAAGCTTTCTGACTTCAACGATGTTCAGATGCAACCGGCCGGTCACGACATCGATCTGGTTGCGTTCATTGAGCAACATACAGACACGATCGAGACTGCTATATCTTTGGATGTTGGCGATTACCTTGAGGGCGACGGGACTAGGAAGTTCCTTGCGATGCTGTGTCTATCAGGGCTAGTGACCCAGAATTCTGATTGGGAAGTCATTGAGGGCATTGAAGATTTCACTGTTGTCCAGTGCCAGCATATATCCCCGACGCTTTCCTATGTGGGCGTTCGCTTCAACCTCCGAATAGTCAGCGTATCGTTAAAGGTCGCTGCAGACGTTTACCGCGCGCAGAAGCACGAAATTGACGCTACGTTCCAAACCATCACGCCCGATGGGGATTTCGTAGATATGAGCATGTGGGTGCGCTGTTATTTTGAAGCCAGCCTACTCTACGACGCGCGAAACGAAGACGTTCGCGAAATTGCCATAGGCTTGACGGATCTGCGTACATAG
- a CDS encoding lysozyme inhibitor LprI family protein: protein MKTRIVLASLLIVASTSAFANGPAFNCARASTKVEKMICADPTLSAADSVNADLYREVLQASDNQNQTKQEQRQWLKTRNACQTVQCIGDAYNTRYNQLQHERLANSGAVNPDGSTGH, encoded by the coding sequence ATGAAAACTCGCATCGTTTTGGCGTCACTCTTGATCGTCGCATCAACCTCAGCTTTCGCTAATGGTCCTGCTTTTAACTGCGCCAGAGCCTCTACCAAAGTCGAAAAGATGATCTGTGCAGACCCGACGCTATCTGCAGCCGATTCGGTCAACGCTGATCTGTATCGGGAAGTCTTGCAGGCATCTGACAACCAGAACCAGACCAAACAGGAGCAGCGTCAATGGCTCAAGACGCGAAACGCCTGCCAGACCGTTCAATGCATCGGTGACGCATACAACACCCGATACAACCAGCTCCAACACGAACGTCTCGCAAACAGCGGCGCGGTCAATCCCGATGGGTCTACCGGACATTGA
- a CDS encoding SIR2 family NAD-dependent protein deacylase yields MGIDSGLPDFRGTHGFWNAYPALKSEGIGFQDIANGEAFRNHPIRTWGFYGHRLNLYRRTVPHAGYDILRRWSSTKERGAFVFTSNVDGHFQKAGFPENRVLECHGSIHFLQCSRVCSHDVRSADEFQPEVDEEQYFLTSPLPRCPKCGSVARPNILMFNDWDWIETHAKRQRMRFEAWLLSVERLVVFELGAGRALPTVRNMSERNGPRVIRINPLDYAIDPSGGIGISGGALDMLRRLDESIG; encoded by the coding sequence ATGGGCATCGATTCCGGACTGCCGGACTTCCGTGGCACACATGGCTTCTGGAACGCGTATCCTGCATTGAAGTCAGAAGGCATCGGCTTTCAGGACATCGCTAACGGCGAAGCATTCCGAAATCATCCGATACGGACGTGGGGATTCTACGGCCACCGACTCAATCTCTATCGCCGCACCGTTCCGCATGCAGGCTACGACATCCTTCGGCGCTGGTCATCGACGAAAGAACGCGGCGCGTTCGTGTTCACCAGCAACGTGGACGGACACTTCCAGAAGGCTGGCTTTCCGGAGAATCGCGTTCTCGAATGTCACGGCTCAATCCACTTCCTTCAATGCTCGCGAGTCTGTTCACACGACGTTCGGTCGGCAGATGAATTCCAACCTGAGGTGGACGAGGAGCAATACTTCCTCACATCGCCGCTTCCGCGTTGTCCGAAGTGCGGCAGCGTAGCAAGACCGAACATCCTCATGTTCAACGACTGGGACTGGATCGAAACTCACGCAAAGCGTCAGCGTATGCGATTCGAAGCCTGGCTGTTGAGCGTCGAACGGTTGGTCGTCTTCGAACTTGGTGCAGGCCGGGCCCTTCCGACCGTTCGGAACATGAGCGAGAGAAACGGGCCTCGCGTCATTCGGATCAATCCACTCGATTACGCGATTGATCCGAGTGGCGGAATCGGCATCAGCGGTGGTGCGCTCGACATGCTGCGGCGGTTGGACGAAAGCATCGGCTGA
- a CDS encoding tyrosine-type recombinase/integrase, whose amino-acid sequence MTESEFRRVVNAMKKEAHAKRNVALLYCSFGLGLRAKEMASLRIRHVLGVDGELLDEINLDGSMTKGNKQRHAYLTNPKVADAIRDYLNERRKGEGILFNFDAPLFRSQKGGQFSPNTLQQLFHRMYAKARLQGASSHSGRRTFATTLIEKGVDIKAVSTLMGHASIGMTARYVEDNPVRLKQISADLF is encoded by the coding sequence TTGACCGAATCGGAGTTCCGCCGCGTCGTCAACGCGATGAAGAAAGAGGCCCATGCGAAGCGAAATGTTGCGCTTCTCTATTGTTCGTTCGGGCTCGGCCTTCGCGCGAAAGAGATGGCATCGCTTCGAATTCGTCATGTGCTCGGCGTTGATGGCGAACTGCTGGACGAAATTAATCTCGACGGCTCGATGACGAAGGGCAATAAGCAACGCCATGCGTACTTGACGAACCCGAAAGTTGCAGATGCGATTCGTGACTATTTGAACGAGCGGCGGAAGGGCGAAGGCATCCTGTTCAACTTCGATGCGCCATTGTTCCGTTCTCAGAAGGGTGGACAATTCTCACCGAACACGTTGCAACAGCTTTTCCATCGAATGTACGCGAAGGCTCGATTGCAGGGCGCATCGAGCCATTCGGGTCGTCGCACGTTCGCGACGACCCTGATCGAGAAGGGTGTAGACATCAAGGCCGTATCGACATTGATGGGACACGCATCAATCGGCATGACCGCGCGATATGTCGAAGACAACCCGGTACGATTGAAGCAGATCAGCGCTGACCTGTTTTGA
- a CDS encoding DUF6932 family protein, whose translation MLPGFNASLVLPPFAGESPTDRATGSPYYASMAEVVFRFGASEERRKILRGLLAYRSELRAAGFVHGFQWLDGSFCEDVEKTRGRPPSDIDVVTYAYRPEHLQEGDAFYEWFEKNESLFNPWGLKARLHCEAFFIDMQKPAHYLVDDVRYWYGLFSHQRETFLWKGMVWVRLESNDDDALVLLG comes from the coding sequence GTGCTACCTGGATTCAATGCATCGCTTGTTTTGCCGCCCTTCGCGGGGGAATCGCCAACCGATCGCGCTACCGGATCTCCCTACTACGCCAGCATGGCGGAGGTGGTGTTTCGATTCGGAGCATCGGAAGAGCGCCGAAAGATCCTCCGCGGTCTGTTGGCGTATCGTTCCGAACTGAGAGCGGCAGGATTCGTGCACGGCTTCCAGTGGCTGGACGGTAGCTTTTGTGAAGACGTTGAAAAGACGAGGGGGCGGCCGCCCAGTGATATCGACGTCGTTACATACGCTTATCGACCCGAGCATTTGCAAGAGGGTGACGCATTCTATGAATGGTTCGAAAAAAACGAATCGCTGTTCAATCCTTGGGGGTTGAAAGCCCGTCTTCATTGCGAGGCGTTCTTCATCGATATGCAAAAGCCCGCTCACTATCTCGTCGACGATGTGCGCTACTGGTACGGCCTGTTCTCGCACCAAAGGGAAACCTTCCTTTGGAAGGGAATGGTATGGGTTAGGCTCGAGTCTAACGACGATGACGCGTTGGTTCTTTTGGGATAG
- a CDS encoding plasmid replication protein, CyRepA1 family yields the protein MSKSPFHTYSEKNVSPQWHQQPDLVPYKRPLQSVEDAGLYDEIRVDSRYLALDVSTDDRRLHDANIIFVKAPKGTGKTKWTAKYLESIPRQRSRLQISHRQSLATVLSNELNLKCYLDDKDAHWGYSVSLDSIELVENCAYDILIIDESEQVFRHLIGETTRAKREAIFNVLVKLAWNAKQIICLDADMTHELTGYAMSKLRCNFESDRLLSIVNEWKTDRAIEIYQDKNHLIAELVTAIVDGKRVYVPVSELGFANTLKSLLEGLVRTDGQKIDVLMLTGETNNEDRHKAFFQNPNEEAKKYQVLISTSTLSTGVSIDVKWFEAVYGIFSGNIYTYQDCDQAISRVRKCDTVKVWIHGGGKREFESEAAIRNGVLEKEVRTRRIIFPDEDASITRAQETFLDMHARITWCNQEWKMKRIEKFRDLKIEEGWRVSLVATDVAMKKAGSEMLKFGIDPFGTKKATLILEAKNIDFGEADVLRAKDRSDLSRDQKRSLTKWAVCEFFRLKSPAQVTLQQIQQYQTDEVREVLKNVRLLRDSRALALERDQYERTSDRVTRALTDYEHRVMKRDLFDGALEASGINRGEAFRRAARYKEIEDEYAESMRIIGDSNSRPGREASKHRREQLAQLEWIVTAEMIDSVSRYASTKMKEVNMFLGTHFATPEALEAKTKVFNAILGRLGIAIKKNRKKDSTGYVIDYKRMAELSPLVNDAEVAAI from the coding sequence ATGAGCAAGTCGCCGTTCCACACCTATTCGGAGAAGAATGTTTCGCCGCAGTGGCATCAGCAGCCTGATCTGGTCCCATACAAGCGCCCGTTGCAGTCGGTTGAGGACGCAGGGCTGTACGATGAAATACGGGTCGATAGTCGCTACCTTGCGTTGGATGTCTCGACGGATGACCGTCGTTTGCATGACGCCAACATCATCTTCGTGAAGGCGCCGAAGGGAACTGGCAAGACGAAATGGACGGCCAAATATCTAGAATCAATTCCGCGTCAGCGTAGCCGACTTCAAATATCGCATCGGCAATCGTTGGCGACCGTGCTATCGAACGAACTGAACCTGAAGTGCTACCTGGACGACAAGGATGCGCATTGGGGCTATTCTGTCAGTCTGGACAGTATCGAGCTTGTGGAGAACTGCGCCTATGACATTCTTATAATCGACGAATCCGAACAAGTCTTCCGGCATCTCATAGGAGAAACGACGAGGGCCAAACGAGAGGCGATCTTCAACGTTCTGGTCAAACTGGCATGGAATGCAAAGCAGATCATCTGTCTGGATGCAGATATGACCCATGAACTCACTGGTTACGCGATGTCGAAATTGCGCTGCAATTTCGAATCCGACCGGCTTCTCTCCATCGTCAATGAGTGGAAAACGGATCGGGCCATCGAGATCTATCAGGACAAAAACCACCTGATCGCCGAACTCGTTACCGCCATTGTCGATGGCAAGCGCGTGTACGTACCCGTCAGCGAACTCGGCTTTGCAAATACATTGAAGTCCCTGTTGGAAGGGTTGGTTCGGACAGACGGCCAGAAAATCGACGTATTGATGTTGACGGGAGAGACGAACAACGAGGATCGTCACAAAGCGTTCTTCCAGAATCCGAACGAAGAGGCGAAGAAATATCAGGTTCTCATTTCCACATCGACGCTCAGCACGGGCGTTAGTATCGATGTCAAATGGTTCGAAGCCGTGTACGGCATTTTCAGTGGAAACATTTACACCTATCAGGATTGTGATCAGGCCATCAGCCGCGTCCGCAAATGCGATACGGTGAAGGTGTGGATACACGGTGGCGGCAAACGGGAGTTTGAATCAGAAGCAGCAATTCGCAACGGAGTGTTGGAGAAGGAGGTTCGAACTCGACGTATCATTTTTCCAGATGAAGATGCCTCGATCACCCGAGCGCAGGAAACATTCCTTGATATGCATGCACGAATCACTTGGTGCAATCAGGAATGGAAGATGAAGCGCATCGAGAAATTCCGCGATCTGAAGATCGAAGAAGGCTGGCGGGTTTCGTTGGTGGCGACCGATGTGGCGATGAAGAAGGCCGGCAGTGAGATGTTGAAGTTTGGTATAGATCCGTTCGGTACGAAAAAGGCTACCCTCATCCTAGAGGCAAAGAACATCGACTTCGGAGAAGCCGATGTGTTGCGTGCGAAAGATCGTTCCGATCTTTCCCGCGACCAGAAACGGTCATTGACGAAGTGGGCTGTCTGCGAATTCTTCCGGCTGAAATCGCCAGCGCAGGTAACGTTGCAGCAGATCCAGCAGTACCAAACCGACGAAGTGCGTGAGGTGCTGAAGAATGTGCGACTGCTGCGGGATTCGAGAGCACTGGCGTTGGAGCGTGACCAGTACGAACGGACGAGTGATCGGGTCACCCGCGCTTTAACCGACTATGAGCACCGCGTCATGAAGCGCGACCTGTTCGATGGTGCGCTTGAGGCATCAGGCATCAATCGAGGAGAGGCATTTCGGCGGGCTGCGCGTTATAAGGAAATCGAAGATGAGTACGCTGAATCAATGCGCATCATCGGCGATTCGAATTCGCGTCCGGGCCGAGAAGCATCGAAGCATCGGCGCGAGCAGTTGGCGCAACTGGAATGGATCGTAACAGCCGAGATGATCGATAGTGTCTCGCGGTATGCTTCAACGAAGATGAAGGAGGTGAACATGTTCTTGGGCACCCACTTCGCAACGCCAGAGGCACTGGAAGCGAAAACGAAGGTCTTCAACGCAATCTTAGGCCGTCTTGGTATCGCGATCAAAAAGAATCGAAAGAAGGACAGCACTGGCTATGTCATCGACTACAAACGCATGGCAGAGCTATCGCCTTTGGTAAATGACGCAGAAGTTGCTGCCATTTAG
- a CDS encoding DUF4145 domain-containing protein, with protein sequence MAQAVDSLSVVEPEYSKTQAQHPDWEPDWDVERFNLKLLCDNSGCAEVVCVVGDTTISEYYDEELNSWALVSLLRPRAFFPAPPMMALPKEMPREVEAQIEKSFELYWTDFSSCANRLRVSVELLLDYFKISRSAINVKGKSVQLDLNARINLFAKIEPEHAPTLTALRMIGNLGSHGDEVSREALLDALEIYEHALAELCGQRRARIDSLRKKLIASKGKY encoded by the coding sequence TTGGCGCAGGCTGTTGATTCACTGTCAGTCGTTGAGCCAGAATATTCGAAAACACAGGCACAACACCCTGACTGGGAGCCGGACTGGGATGTTGAGCGATTCAACCTGAAGCTGTTGTGCGATAACTCGGGCTGCGCAGAGGTGGTTTGCGTCGTTGGCGACACGACGATATCCGAATACTATGACGAGGAACTGAATTCTTGGGCACTCGTATCCTTGCTTCGGCCTAGAGCTTTTTTTCCTGCGCCTCCGATGATGGCCTTGCCTAAGGAGATGCCGAGAGAGGTTGAGGCTCAAATCGAAAAAAGTTTTGAACTTTACTGGACAGATTTCAGTTCGTGCGCGAACCGCTTACGCGTCAGTGTTGAACTTTTGCTAGATTACTTTAAGATCTCTCGCTCTGCTATAAACGTAAAAGGAAAGTCTGTCCAGCTGGATCTCAACGCACGAATCAATTTGTTCGCGAAAATCGAGCCTGAGCACGCACCTACCCTTACCGCGCTGAGAATGATCGGAAACCTCGGTTCTCACGGCGATGAGGTTAGCCGTGAGGCGCTACTCGATGCGCTCGAAATTTACGAACATGCGCTCGCTGAACTGTGTGGACAGCGCAGAGCCCGGATAGACAGCCTCCGCAAGAAACTGATCGCTTCGAAAGGCAAGTATTAA
- a CDS encoding H-NS histone family protein, whose amino-acid sequence MQTYQQIGGFMRTYQQIEAEFVQYEAEVAALKQRMAALKERRKDMRREACNRALPEIVERMTAAGITLEQVRIALAAAKPAVPVVDKYRNPETGDTHSGRGHCPGWLTKETKKDPRYWNPEWVAKDAAKKAAKEAAKEAAKEAAMRNKTNSSGASVADEAQASNNAAQTPSGEVQASNDAPHHSTVNALNPLSQSSAVGAA is encoded by the coding sequence ATGCAAACCTATCAACAAATCGGAGGATTTATGCGGACTTATCAACAAATCGAAGCAGAATTCGTGCAATACGAAGCCGAGGTCGCCGCTCTCAAGCAACGCATGGCCGCCCTCAAGGAACGCCGTAAGGATATGCGTCGGGAAGCCTGTAATCGGGCTCTTCCTGAAATCGTAGAACGCATGACCGCGGCCGGGATTACGTTGGAGCAGGTGCGCATCGCACTCGCAGCAGCAAAACCTGCCGTGCCGGTCGTCGATAAGTATCGCAACCCCGAAACTGGCGACACGCACTCCGGAAGGGGTCATTGCCCCGGTTGGCTCACCAAGGAAACCAAGAAGGACCCGCGTTATTGGAACCCGGAATGGGTTGCCAAGGATGCCGCCAAGAAAGCAGCCAAGGAAGCAGCAAAGGAAGCAGCAAAGGAAGCAGCCATGAGGAATAAGACCAACTCTTCGGGTGCGTCCGTTGCCGACGAGGCTCAGGCTTCGAATAACGCAGCTCAAACTCCGAGCGGTGAGGTTCAGGCTTCGAACGATGCACCCCACCATTCGACTGTCAACGCGCTGAACCCGTTGAGCCAATCGTCCGCCGTGGGCGCTGCTTAA
- a CDS encoding RES family NAD+ phosphorylase, producing the protein MPKQFKSWRDFYAFSRSVRHSSRFVHDRKVMSFLNTLLETSEERHRLVSAGKYVWCAQLGCSSREREQDGATWDEPAPYPAVRMKPLSHAAHEGRVNPKGIPCLYVASNKETAMSEVRPWVGGSISVGQFRTMRELRLIDFSVGHDSNFNFFFGEPSPEKREKAIWAEIDRAFSAPVVSDPSTAEYVPTQVISEFFRMRGFDGVVYKSQLGPGFNLALFDLNAANLTYCALHTVRSVTFMFGDAEDAYHVKSDSGTDQS; encoded by the coding sequence ATGCCGAAGCAGTTCAAATCGTGGCGCGATTTCTACGCGTTCTCCAGATCGGTGAGGCATTCATCCCGCTTCGTTCATGATCGGAAGGTCATGTCCTTTCTCAACACGCTGCTTGAAACAAGCGAAGAGCGCCATCGACTTGTCAGTGCGGGAAAATATGTCTGGTGTGCGCAATTAGGCTGTTCATCACGGGAGCGTGAGCAGGATGGAGCTACGTGGGATGAGCCCGCTCCGTATCCCGCTGTCCGCATGAAACCACTGTCGCATGCTGCTCACGAAGGCAGAGTGAATCCGAAGGGCATTCCATGTCTGTACGTGGCATCGAACAAAGAAACCGCTATGTCAGAGGTTCGGCCATGGGTCGGAGGTAGCATATCGGTTGGCCAGTTTCGCACGATGCGAGAACTCCGCTTGATTGACTTCTCGGTCGGCCACGATAGTAATTTCAACTTCTTCTTCGGAGAGCCTTCACCGGAAAAGCGCGAGAAGGCCATCTGGGCCGAAATCGACAGAGCATTTTCGGCACCGGTTGTCTCCGACCCATCCACTGCCGAATACGTGCCGACCCAAGTCATATCAGAGTTCTTTCGAATGCGCGGGTTCGACGGTGTGGTGTACAAAAGTCAACTTGGACCCGGTTTCAATCTCGCGCTGTTCGATCTCAACGCTGCAAACTTGACATACTGTGCGTTGCATACCGTAAGGTCAGTCACATTCATGTTTGGAGACGCCGAGGATGCTTACCATGTCAAAAGTGACTCCGGCACTGATCAGTCATGA
- a CDS encoding helix-turn-helix domain-containing protein: MSEATHKEQGRRITEEVGKRLAEYRKKAGLSQAQLGEMLGLEKESVSRIESGKIAPSLSRLAMFCESLNVSFEELLTQVSPHPTDEARTLIASLQDLSPRQRDIVLRTAHNLAALLRQE; the protein is encoded by the coding sequence TTGAGCGAGGCGACGCACAAAGAGCAAGGCAGGCGGATCACTGAAGAGGTGGGCAAACGCTTGGCCGAATACAGAAAAAAGGCCGGATTGAGTCAAGCTCAGTTAGGCGAAATGCTTGGTCTCGAAAAGGAGAGCGTGTCCAGAATCGAAAGCGGGAAAATTGCGCCTTCTCTGTCTCGTTTGGCGATGTTCTGCGAGTCGTTGAACGTGTCGTTCGAGGAGCTACTAACCCAAGTCTCTCCACATCCCACGGATGAGGCGAGGACGCTCATTGCTTCGCTGCAAGATCTTTCACCGCGTCAGCGTGACATCGTGCTTCGAACTGCCCACAACTTGGCAGCGCTGCTGCGGCAAGAGTGA
- a CDS encoding FG-GAP repeat domain-containing protein, with protein MAFADFFQDGTYSMVTHTLEYNSSDPSTANDFGHIRFYKSVNGSWVDHTSDILSNNVGCLHPRKAIVADFNGDGKPDVLFACHGFDASPFPGEQMHMLLSQSDGTYKNVTLPFTGFFHSASAADYSGKGFADIVVVDPLIAATPYFLVNNGDGTFTKSTTRLPSVVKYGTNGSQPDLTCTSNCGAQIYTTELIDLNNTGKYDLFLGGTAPDGNQGNWVPTIFKNNGNDTYSQTNVTELPYNPTYELALDVLSVNGAIYTTNVHLNTSGPLYGFSDIEKDVGSSSSQIYVGNANYPNGSSWINWIIPYQGKIDAINSTYGVSAAQ; from the coding sequence GTGGCGTTCGCGGACTTCTTTCAGGACGGCACGTACTCGATGGTCACGCACACGCTCGAATACAACTCGTCGGACCCGTCCACTGCGAACGACTTCGGCCACATTCGCTTCTATAAGAGCGTGAATGGATCGTGGGTCGATCACACGTCGGACATCCTCTCCAACAATGTCGGCTGTCTGCATCCGCGCAAAGCAATCGTGGCCGATTTCAATGGCGACGGGAAACCCGATGTACTTTTCGCATGCCATGGCTTCGATGCGTCGCCATTCCCCGGCGAACAGATGCACATGCTCTTGAGCCAGTCGGACGGCACGTATAAAAACGTAACGTTGCCGTTCACGGGCTTTTTCCATAGTGCATCCGCTGCTGATTACAGCGGCAAAGGATTCGCTGACATCGTCGTGGTCGATCCGCTCATAGCCGCAACGCCGTACTTCCTTGTTAACAACGGCGATGGAACGTTCACGAAAAGCACAACCCGGCTCCCGTCCGTCGTCAAGTACGGCACAAATGGATCGCAACCGGACCTGACGTGCACATCGAACTGCGGCGCGCAGATCTACACGACTGAACTGATCGACCTCAACAACACCGGCAAGTACGACCTGTTCCTCGGCGGTACTGCACCGGATGGCAATCAGGGTAACTGGGTTCCGACGATCTTCAAGAACAACGGCAACGATACATACAGCCAGACGAACGTTACCGAATTGCCGTACAACCCGACGTACGAACTGGCTCTTGATGTCTTGTCAGTGAACGGCGCGATCTACACGACGAACGTCCACCTCAACACGTCCGGCCCGCTGTACGGCTTCAGCGACATCGAGAAGGATGTCGGTTCCAGTTCGTCGCAGATCTATGTCGGCAACGCGAACTATCCGAATGGCTCGTCCTGGATCAACTGGATCATTCCGTATCAAGGAAAGATTGACGCTATCAATTCGACGTACGGTGTTTCGGCTGCTCAGTAG
- a CDS encoding ribonuclease E inhibitor RraB, whose protein sequence is MKAEDCEITWMDRIDGERANTLVLPEEYADLKKKSHDSLELATIVSMLNHAKEMGDIPDRLRRIRHVSYFKSEKASDRFAKKLASNGYIDVNVMKFLGVPLWRIDFFRIGNATLPHMAHMNCIVKKMVEKAGGEYDGVVLPTMSTDVPDESLHPENDGPIWSIVTMAPRDQSVNHDESNATQLLVA, encoded by the coding sequence ATGAAAGCAGAAGATTGCGAAATTACGTGGATGGACCGGATCGACGGCGAGCGCGCGAACACCCTGGTCTTGCCGGAAGAGTACGCGGACTTGAAAAAAAAATCGCATGACTCGCTCGAGTTGGCAACCATCGTGTCGATGCTTAATCACGCGAAGGAAATGGGCGATATCCCCGACCGTCTGCGCCGGATTCGCCACGTTTCCTACTTCAAATCGGAAAAGGCGTCGGATCGCTTCGCCAAGAAACTGGCTTCCAACGGCTACATCGACGTGAACGTAATGAAATTTTTGGGCGTGCCGTTGTGGCGCATCGATTTTTTCCGCATCGGAAATGCGACCCTCCCCCACATGGCGCATATGAATTGCATCGTCAAGAAAATGGTCGAGAAGGCAGGTGGGGAATATGACGGCGTCGTGCTTCCTACCATGTCCACGGATGTTCCGGACGAATCTCTTCATCCCGAGAATGATGGCCCCATTTGGAGCATCGTAACCATGGCTCCGCGCGACCAATCGGTAAATCATGACGAGTCTAACGCGACGCAATTGCTCGTAGCGTAA